The DNA sequence ATATCTTAATCCTTTGTTACTAACCGTAATCTTTTCTAATTCTAATTTTTCCATTATAGTTTTTAGGATAATAGTACCGGTAAACAAAACATCTTCCCGGCCTTCGACTACTTGACCGTATTTTTCTTTTATTTGCATGCCAGACATACTTGCAAGAGTATCTGCTATGTTAGTAACATCATTATAGGTAAGTATAGAATTATCAACTAATTGTTCATTGTAATTTTTAATATTTTGTTTGATGCAGGAAAGTGTAGTAGGAGTACCAGCTACTGCAATGGTAAATATTTTCTTGGGAATATTATCAAGAATTTTGAAAACTTCGTTAAGTTCATTTGTTAATTTTATAATTTCTGTCTCAGTAGGAATTTCATTTTTAATAAATTTTTCCGTTAGTGAAACCACACCTATCGGAAAACTTTTTTTAAATCTTATTTCATCATTTTGACCATAAATAATTTCTGTGCTTCCACCCCCAATATCGATTACAACTTTTTCTTTACTTGAATATTCATAAGTAGCTCCTAAATATGAAAGTTTTGCTTCTTCTTCACCATCAATAATATTAATCGTCCAATTATATTTTATTTTAATTAAGTCCAAAATTTCTTTTGCATTATTAGCAATTCTAAAAGCATTCGTAGCTACAATAAAAACTTTACTACAATTATATTGCTCGATAATTGATTTATACTCTTCAAGTACATTTAATAACTTATTTATTTTTTCAGAAGAAATATTACCATTTTCAAGTAAACCTTGAGAAATTCTTGGTGCTCTATAATAATTTTGTATTGTTTCTAATTTAGCTTTTTCTAAATTAATCCTTGCGATAAGTAATAATATTGTATTTGATCCAATATCTATAGAAGCAATAATCATAATTTTTTCTTATTTTTTTTATTATAAAAATATAACTTTTATGGAAAAACTAACCAATATTTCTAAAACAATACTTTTTATTACATTATTATTTTTAATATTCTGGCTTGGTGGATATGTTGCTCGTCATTTAGTAATATATCAATTCTTCGAGCCGGAAAATCTTGAATTAAAACCACTCTTCCAAAATAATTCACTAAATGTAAACTTGTATCTCATTTTACCATTATTCGTTTTCAATATAATTAGTTATATCATTTTTTTAATTACATTTATTTTATTTCTTTTTATTTCAAAAATAAATTTGAAAAATGAAGGATGGTTATTAATAACAACTTTGATAATCATAATTACTGCACCATTTGAAATTTATTTACTGGTCAAAGATTATCAAATCTCAAAGAGTATTTATTATAATCTTACCGATGCTGTTACAATTATCAATTTTATTCGTGAAAGAATCACTTCTTTAAATGGTTTCTCTTTAATTGAAATTTTCTCTTATTGCGCAATTATCTTTCTACTGGTTTTCAAGCCATTAAGAAAAGTAAAATGAAAATAAAAGAAAAAGATTTAGAAAACATATTACAGGATTTGAAACAACTTGCAAATCAGATGGGAGCAAAAGTTCGGTTTGAGAGAGGAGACTTTAAAGGTGGATATTGCATAATTAGAGAAGATAAAATAATAGTAATAAATAAACTATCCACATTGCAAAAAAAAGTTCTAATACTATCATCAGCTCTTAAAGAACTTGGTATTGACGAAGTTTATCTTACTCCAAAATTAAGAGAAATAATTGAAGAATTAAGTGAGAGCTCATGAAAATACTTATAATTAACGGTCCTAACTTAAATCTACTTAAATTAAGAAACCCTGATTATTATGGGGCTACGGATTTAAATTCAATCCAAGAAATTATAAAAAACAAATTTCCTGATATTGAGTTTGAATTCTTCCAATCATATGATGAGAGTTCAATAATTAAATCTATAAATGAGGCTACAAACAAATTTGATGGGCTAATAATTAATCCTGGAGGTTACTCTCATACGAGTGTAGCAATAAGAGATGCCCTGGAAATCTGTAAAATTCCTAAGGTTGAAGTTCATCTCTCAAATATTCAGGCACGAGAAAGTTTTAGAAATAAATCAATTACAGCTTCTGTTTGTGATGGCTATATAAGTGGATTCAAATCTTATAGTTACATATTAGGTGTTTATGCTTTAATAAACCTAATTAATATTAACAAATAAAATGTTTAATATTGCTAATTATATAGAATTAATTTATTTTACCTAAAGTAGTTATAAGGTAAATACATGAAAGACTTTGGTCTTAAAAAGTTATATTACTCAATAAGCGAGGTAAGTAAATTAACAGGTTTAGAACAATATATATTAAGATACTGGGAAACAGAATTTGAACAACTCAAACCCAGTAAAAACAGAGCAGGGAATAGAATATATACAAATAAGGACATTAAACTTATTTTAGAAATAAAAAAATTATTACGCGACGAAAAGTATACAATTGAAGGAGCTAAAAAAATATTAGCAGGAATGAATTTCAATACAGAGCAAGTCAACAAATCAGATGAAGAAAACACAAATAAATTAAAATCCGAAACTTCATTAAAGAAAGATTTAGAAGAGATAAAAGAAATATTAACATATATTTACAATAATCTATAATCGGAACGTAGCGCAGCCCGGTAGCGCACTTGAATGGGGTTCAAGGGGTCGCGGGTTCAAATCCCGCCGTTCCGACAATGAACTAATTAAAAAATAATTTTAAGAACATAACATTATTTTTATTCAAATAGATTTTTAAGTATCCTTTTTTATATTAAATACAACCTTTATATTTCACACCAAAAATTTTTTCTTTTATGAACGATAAACCTAAATGTAATTGTGGAGTATTTGGTATCTTTGGCTGTAACGATGCAGCAATAAAAACTTATTATGGCTTACATGCATTACAACATAGAGGTCAGGAAGCCACTGGAATTGTTACATCAAACATTAAAGATAATGAAAAAAAGATTTTTAATATTTATAAGAACTTTGGTTTAGTCTCTGAAGTTTATAACAATCAGGAAATCTTCAAAAATATTTTAGTAGGAACATCCGCAATAGGACATAATAGATATTCAACTACCGGATCAGCCGACTCTGAAAAAAACATACAACCTTTTGTAGTAAATTATAAATCAGGTAATATTGCTATAGCTCATAATGGTAATTTAACAAATGCAAAAAACCTGCGTAAACAATTAGTAAATGACGGAGCAATATTTCAAACTACAAGTGATACTGAAGTAATTCTCCATTTAATTGCACGAAGTAAATTAGATAACCAAATAGAACAAATAATCGAAGCTTTAAGAAAAGTAGAAGGTGCATACAGTATAGTTATTCTTACTGATGATAAATTAATAGCAGCAAGAGATCCACACGGTTTCCGTCCTTTATCCATTGGTAAACTAAATAATTCTTATATTGTTGCTTCTGAAACCTGTGCCTTCGATATTTTATCAGCTGAATTTATTCGAGATGTAAATCCAAATGAACTTATTGTAATCGATAAAGATACTTTATCAAATGGAACTATTAAGTCATTCGATATTCATAATACAAAAAATAATATCCAACATTGTATATTTGAATATATTTACTTTTCAAGACCAGATAGCAAGATATTTGGTTCGAATGTAGATAAAATGAGAAGAAAATTAGGAAAAGTTCTTGCTGAAAAACATCCAGTGATAGATAAAGATGGAGATAAAGTAATTGTAATAAGTGTTCCTGATAGTTCAAATACTGCTGCAATTGGATATCAAACTCAATTAGCCAAACAGGGAATTCCATCACGATTAGAAATTGGATTAATAAGAAGTCACTACATTGGTAGAACTTTTATTTTACCAGGTCAAAAAGCAAGAGAAATTGGTGTTAAAATAAAATTTAATACAGTAAAAGGAGTTCTTGAAAATAAAACAGTTGTCATAGTAGATGACTCAATCGTAAGAGGTACTACATCAAAACAATTAGTTAAATTAATAAGAGAAGCTAAACCAAAAGAAATTCATTTAAGAATTTCTTCGCCACCTATAATTAGTCCGTGTTATTATGGAATGGATTTCCCTTCAGCAAACGAGTTAATTGCTAATAAATTTAATAAAGACATTGAAAAAATAAGAGAGTATTTAGAAGTAGATAGTCTTGAATATTTAACAATAGATGAAATGCTCGATGCAATGGTTGATCATAAAAAAGAAAATTTTTGTACTGCTTGCTTTTCAGGAAATTACCCCATCCCAGTTGAATTTGGACTTAAAAAAGAAGAGTATGATTAAATGAATTTATTCCCAAAATATTTTTTCGATAATGTTCTAAATCTACCAAATTTAATTAGTACTTTTAGACTTCTATTAAGTATACCATTGTTTATTTCTTTCCAATACCTGGATACAACTCCAAATATTCGCTATGCTATTCTACTTTTAATCTTAATTGCATTCTTTAGTGATTTTCTTGATGGCTACATTGCAAGAAAGAAAAATTTAGTTACCGAATTTGGCAAAATAATAGATCCATTAGCAGACAAAATATTTATTTTCATTTTAGTCTTTCAATTATTTATGAAAGGAGAGATAGTAAGTATTTATTTCTGGATAATTTTTTTAAGAGATGTGATAATATTTATAGGTGGTATCTTTGTTAGTAAAAAATTAGGTAAAGTTTTACCATCAAATTTATTAGGAAAAATTACTGTTCTATCAATAGGAATATTTTTATTTATGACTGTACTTGGAGTAAGTAAAATTTTCTGGCTTTATAAAATATTCTTTTACCTTAGTATAACATTAAGCATATTATCAGTAATTGGTTATTCCTTAAGAGCTTATGAAGCAATTAAGCGAGTTGCAAAATGAAATTATTTAATAACATTAATTTTACAAAGCTAAAAGAGAGATTAACAAAAACAAGAAATAATATATTTAATAAAATTTCTGAAACTTTAACTAAACAAGCTAAAATTGATGAAACAACCTTAGAACAAATAGAAGAAATTTTAATCTCAAGCGATATTGGTACAGTAACAACAGAAAATATTATCAATCGTGCCAGAACTTTATTATTAAAAGAAAAAGACAGATCAATTGAAAAACTTAAAGATATCATTAAAAATGAGTTGATATCTATAGTTAATATTACTTATAAAAATTTTGATTTAGATAATTATAAACCTTTTGTAATTTTAGTAATAGGTGTAAATGGCTCAGGAAAAACTACAACAGTAGGTAAATTAGCTTATAATTTTAAAAAAGCCGACTTAAAAGTTACAATTGGCTCAGCAGATACTTTTAGAGCAGCAGCAAATGATCAATTAGAAATTTGGGCTAATAGAGCAGGCGTCGATATTATTAATGTTAATACAAAAGAACCTTCGGCTGTAGCTTACGATACCATAAAAGCAGCACAAAAAAATCTTTCAGATATTGTAATAATTGATACGGCTGGAAGATTACATACACAAAAAAATTTAATGGATGAATTGAATAAAATAAAAAGAGTAATAAATAACTTACTCCCTTATGCTCCAAATGAAATTTTTCTTGTTATTGATGGTACTAATGGCCAAAATGCTCTTTATCAGGTTAATGAATTTGAAAAATACACAAATATAACTGGTTTAATTGTCACTAAATTAGATGGTACAGCCAAAGGTGGTATAATATTTAGAATTGCAGCTGAAAAAAAGATTCCAATTAGATATATTGGAGTAGGGGAAGGAATTGAAGATCTACAAACATTTTCTCCTATCGATTTTGTTGAAGCATTATTTGATTGAAATATGAAAACAAATAGCTATTTATTTATTATAAATCCCGCTGCTGGAAATTGGAGAGGACTTAAAGTAGTTGACAAAATCAAAAAATATCTGGCAAGGAAAAAAATTTCACATCATATAGAAGTTTCACAATTTCCTGGACATATTCGTGAGCTTGTTAAAACACTCAGTAAGAATTTTACTCATCTTATATCTGTAGGAGGAGATGGTACACTAAATGAACTTATCAATGGATTAGATGTTAATTCTTTTAATACAATTGGCTTGTTACCAATTGGTACAGGAAATGATTTTGCAAGAAACTTAAACTTGTATAAAAATTTATACTCAGATCTTGATGTAATCTTTAATAGCAAAAAACATTATTCATTTGATATTGGACAATCAATAATTCTCGAAGAAAAATCAAATGAAAAAAAATATTATCGATTCATTAATAGTTTAGGTATTGGATTTGATGCTTTAGTAGCTAAGATTAATCAAAGGTCAAAGCATTTAAATGGTTTATTTTCCTATCTTTATGCCATTTCCTTAGCATTAATTAAAAGAAAAGATTTTATTGCTGACATAACAGTTGATAATACTCAATATATTTCTGGCAAAAAACTTTTAATTACAATTGGAAATGGCTTTACAACTGGTGGCGGATTCTATTTAACACCAGATGCAATTATAAACGATAATAAACTTGATCTTTGCTTAATCGATTCAATATCAACATTGAAGTTATTAAGATCCCTGCCTAAAGCTTTATTTAATAAACTACATACAGTTAAAGAAGCACATTTACTAAAATTTATTGAAGCCAGAGTTCAAATGAAAGATTCAGTAATAGTTCATGCTGATGGTGAAATAGTAACCGAATCTGCAAAATCGGTTGAAATTACGATCTTAAAAAACGAATTAAAAATAATTTCTAATTAAATATGTTTTTTAAAAAAATAAGACCCAGAGATTTCGAATACATTCCCAGATATTATGATCCCGAAAAAGATCCTGAAGAACGCTTAAAACGTCGATTGGGATTTAATAGAAAAAGGAAATTCAAAAGAAAGGGAAGAAATCCAGTTTACTGGTTGGTAATATTTATAATTATTCTTTATTTCTACTTAAAATTAAAGGGATTAATTTAATTTCCAGTTTATCTTAGTTTACATAATATACATTATGTGCTGAATTATTATTTGCGATTATTCATTAATTTCAAAAGATAAGCAACATTTTAATTTACCACATGGTCCACTCAATTTGCCCATATTTGATAATAAATTTTGTTCTGTTGCTAATTGTGTAGTGATCTTTTTGAAGCTACAAAGAAATGAAGAACAGCAAAATTCTCGACCACAAGTACCAACACCACCAATTTTTTTTGCTTCGTCTCTAACACCAATTTGTCTTAATTCGATTCTTGTTTTAAATTCAGCAGCTAAATCTTTTGCAAGTTCTCTAAAATCAACTCTGCCATCTGCAGTATAAAAGAAAAACAATTTTTTTCGATCAAACTGAAAATGTACACTAACTAATTTCATTTCCAATTTATGTTTTTCAATCAACTTTTTGAAAAATGGTACAGCTCTTTCTTCATCCTGAATATTTCTTCTTACTTTTTCAAAATCTTCATTAGTGCATTTTCTTATAACCTCAGGTAAGGATTCATCAAATAATCCCAAACAGTTTCTCTTTAATCTTACTAATTCACCAACTGATTTAACTTGGGCTATATCAAGACAATCATCTTCTCTTAGTATAATAAAATCTCCTGGATGTAATTCTTCTTTAAAATCAGACGGGATTGTGCAAAAACTACTGCTCAATAATCCATTGCACCGAATTTCTATAATATTCCTAAAATCAATTGGAACGTAAGATTGTAGCTTATGATGAGAATAAAAACAGCCACTTATATTGGAATTAAAATTATGTAGCTTTTTTACGATTAATGAATAGTAGCTGTTATAATTAGGCTTATCTTTAAAATTAATCGATCTGTTTATATCTTTTTCAAGATCAGGTAAATTTATTTCAGACACTAATTAATTCCTTATTGATAATGACGCTAACTCAAATATAAGATTAAGCGATAATACATTCAAGTTAAGATTTTTATCACAATAGTTTTCTATTACATCTAATTTGTGATACAAATTTTCGACATCAGCATCATAGAATTTTGAATTAAACTTTTCAATTGTTTCCTTGTAATCTACAAAGTAAAAATTATTATTATTGTATCTATGTTTTATTACATCATTTAACCATATTTTAATTAAACTAATAATTACTTTTAATTCTTCGTTAGAATATTCTGACAATGATTCTAATAATTCATTGTAAGCTGTAGAAAATCTTTTCCCAATTGAATAACGAAGTACAGAAATAATTTTCTCTAAAAGTAAATCTAAATTTCTCTCAAGTAAAATTAATGCTTTATAGACAGAACCATCAGAAAAATGAGCAACTTTTCTTGCAATATTTTCATTAACATTAAAATAGTCTATTAATACTTTTGTAACCGCATGTTCGCTTAATGGATTAAAATTTACTATCCAGCATCGAGATTGAATGGTTGGCAATAATTTATCAATATTTGAAGTTATCAAAAAAAAGATTATTCCTTTAGGAGGTTCTTCCAGACTTTTTAATAATGCATTTTGAGTTTGTTCATTCATTAAATCAGCATCAACTATAAATATAAATCTAAGTGGAGCATTCTGATATTCATAACCAATAAATTTTTTTATATCTCTTATACTATTAATTTTTATAGTGTTGGCATCTTCAATAGATATTTTATAATAAGGATTTATAACTTTCTTATTGATTTCATTCTGAATTAATTCTATTTGTTCTTTACTTAATTTTTCGATTGATGAGTCTTCTGAAGTTTCACCTTTAGCGCGTGGTAGTGGAAAAATTAATTTAACAAAAGGTTCTTGCAAATTTTTTATGTTTCTTACTGCATTAATTTTAATATTGTCCGAAAAATCTGAATACAAAATTTGTGAGTATTGAAGAGCAGTAAAATATTTTCCAACACCTTCTGGACCATTAAAAATAAAGGCGTGTGGGACACGCCTTCTTTCATAAAAACTGGTTAATATTTCTTTGGCCTGCTCTTGTTCTAATACTTTATCCCAGTTATAGTTCATGATTTAATTTCGTCATCATCTGTGTAGAAGAAATCTTCGTCACTGGGATAGTCAGGCCATATGTCTTCGATTGATTCGTATGGTTCATCAGAATCCTCCAGTTCCTGGAGGTTCTCAATTACTTCAATTGGAGCACCAATACGTTCTGCATAATCTATTAATTCTTCTTTTGTTGCAGGCCATGGAGCATCATCTAAATAAGAAGCTAACTCAACGGTCCAAATCATAGCTTAATCCCCCCTTTATTTTTTTACAATCTCAAATAGTTTTACATCTTCTAAGATAAAATTTAATGGATTAAGAGCTATACCATCATGTCGCACTTCATAGTGTAAATGTGGTCCTGTTGTTAGAAATCCAGAATTTCCAGTTTTAGCTATAAGGTCACCGCGACTAACTTTTTGTCCAGGTTTAACTTTCACGCTTGAAAGATGAGCATAAAGTGTTCTATAACCAAATCCATGATCAATTTCCAGAGTTAATCCAAAACCACTTCTACTCCCTACAAAATCAACAGTTCCCGAACCTGGGGCATAAACATTTGTACCCACATCGGTAATTATATCTATTCCATTATGCATTCTTCTAATTTTTAAAATTGGATGTACTCTCATACCAAAATCATCGGCAATTGTTCCCTCGCATGGCTTAATTGCAGGTATAGATTCATATAAAATTTCATTTTCTTTTAATTTTCTTGAAATCTCTTCGTAATTATTTTTTTCTTTATTAAATTTTAAGGAAATCTGATTAATATAAGAATCTAATTTATTTAAATATTCTGCAACTTTCCCTGGATTATTCGAATTCAAAGGCATAAAAATAGAGCCCCCAGTACCGTAAAATTCCTCATTATTTAAGATTGGTTCTAAGTTAACAGCTAATCTTAAATCATAGCTCAATTGAGAAAGTTCGGATATTCGTTTATCCAAACTTTTATAGTTTTCAACCATTTGGTTGAGTTTTTCTTTAAGCTCTTTGTTTGTCTTTTTTAATGCTCTGATTTCAGAATCGGGATTTAAAAACTCATTAAATACAAAATAAGTTCCAAATAAGAAAAATGAAATCAGAACAGAAAAAAAGAATACAAGAAATACAAACTTTTTATAAAAGTTTTGTATTTCGACAAACTTGAGCTTTGATTTTGAAAAGTAGTAAAATTTTTTCATATCTAAACTGTGGTGCGAAAATAATAAATGAAAAATCCCATGTCAAGAAAATAGTTTTATTTATTATTCAAAATCATGTTCAAAATATTCAACTGTTCTATCTAAATTTTCTCCTTTTTCTCTAATATGTTTAAGAATTTTTGAATTTAAAACTTTTGCAGCATCATAACCATAATGTTTCAGTAGATAATTTATTGCAATAATCTCAGAGATAACAGTAATATTTTTACCGGGAACAATTGGTAATTTTATATAAGGTATTTCAACATCAAGAATTTTAACATATATATCATCAAGACCTGTTCTTGTATAATCTTCTTTTTCATTCCATATTTCGAGTTCTACCACAACCTCGAGTCGTTTTTGAAATCTAATTGCCCGAACACCAAACATACTTCTTACATCGATAATGCCAATACCACGCAATTCCATAAAATGTTTTACAAGTTCAGTTCCTGAACCCATTAGAATCCCTTCCCCCTTTTTAGTTAGAATCACAACATCGTCTGCTACTAATCGATGACCTCTTTCAACTAAATCTAAAGCAACCTCACTTTTACCTATTCCAGATTTCCCTGTAAAAAGAATACCAACTCCATACACATCCACAAAAGAACCATGAATTGTAATTCTTGGTGCAAATTGATCATCTAAGAAATCGCCTATCAAATAAATTAACTTTGTAGTAGAATAATCAGAACCAAAGATAGGTATTTTATATTGATTAGCTAATTCGAGCATTTCCGGGGAAGGTAAATTACTATTTGTAATAATTACACACGGAATATTAAATCTAAAAATATTTTCAAGGGATTTTTTTCTTTCCTCAGGCTTAAGGTTATGCAAATAGCTCATTTCTGTATTACCAAAAATTTGAATACGATTATAAGCAAAAAGATCTAGGAAACCTGCCAGAGGTAATCCCGGTCTATGAACATTCTGATCTTTAATTAGTCTATCAAATCCAACCTCGTCATTTAGCAATCTTAATTTGAATCTTTCTTTTGTATTTTTATAAAAAAATTCGACGGATATACTTTCTTTCTTTATGATATTTCTATCATCAAGTTTCATGATCTTTTCCTGGCAATTCTTTTTGTTTTAACTTTTTCAAGCTGGCGAATTAATTTATCTACAGCACCACTTACAGATTTTTCAAAATCATCGCTCGATTGAACTACAGAAATTGTTTTATGAGGTATTTGTAAAATAATCTCTGCTGTTTTTATACTATCTTCTGGTTTTGTATAACTAAGAATTACATCTACGTCAAGAATTTGATCATTGAATTTTTCTAAGGATTTAATTTCATCCTTGATGAAATTTTTTAATGATTCCTTTGCACGAAATTTTCGAGATGTAATTTTAATATTCATATTTTACTCCTTTTGTGATTTTGGGTGAGCCTGTTTGTAAATTTTTTTAATTCTTTCTATGCTCACATGAGTATAAATTTGTGTTGTAGATAAATTTTCATGTCCAAGTATTTCTTTAACTGCCATTAAATCTGCACCCCTATCAAGCATATGTGTTGCTGCACTATGTCTTAATATGTGAGGACTTTTTTTTACAATTTCAGCATCTTTCAAAAAACTTTTAATTATTTTATAAACATAAAATCTATTTATTCTTCTGCCTTGTTTATCAATAAAAAGAGCACCTGATTTTTCATTTCTTAATTTTAAATATTCCATCAAAATAGGCAACGATTTAGTACCCAAAGGAACAATTCTAACTTTTGAACCTTTCCCAAAAGCTTTGACATTCATTTTTTCTATATTTATATCTTCGATATTTAAGTTACATATTTCAGATACACGTAATGCGCATCCATATAGTAATTCAAATATAGCTTTATTTGTAATTCTTTGCTCTGGATTTTTTACTTTTTCTTCAATTGATTTTAATATCTCTTCATAAAAATCAACACTTATTGTTTCGGGAAGTTTTCTTTGAACTTTAGGATTAGAAATATTTCTGATTGGATTGATTTGAATTAATTCATTTTTAATGGCATAGTCAAATAATTTTCTAAGTGCGGATAATTTTCTGGCAACAGAGCTCTTCGCAATATGCTTTTCGTTTAATGACATTAAATATAGTTTTAAATGTTTTTCTGTAATTTGATTAATATTTAGTAAGCTTTTATCGTTACAAAACTCAAGGAATTCATTGAGATCACGTTTGTATGCCAGTAGCGTATTAATTGAAACACGTCTTATTCCAGATAACTCCGTTAGTAAATTCTCGATTATTGTAGATAAATTATTTGTCATTATAGATAATAATAATTAAATAAATTCTTCTTCTTCTGAGATTACATCAGTCTCAGATTTAGGAAGTTTCCATGTGGCATAATCACAATCTGGATATCTACTACAGCTATAGAACAATTTTCCCTTTTTAGTTCTACGTGTAGTTAATTCTCCCTCTTTACATTTTGGACACTGAATTCCAGTTGTAATTACTTTAGTATAATCACATTCTGGATATTTTTCGCATCCAATAAATCTACCAAATTTCCCTTCTCTAAAAACTGTTCTTGCACCACACTTGGGACATGTTTCACCGGTAAATTGTGGCTCATT is a window from the Rosettibacter firmus genome containing:
- a CDS encoding tyrosine-type recombinase/integrase produces the protein MTNNLSTIIENLLTELSGIRRVSINTLLAYKRDLNEFLEFCNDKSLLNINQITEKHLKLYLMSLNEKHIAKSSVARKLSALRKLFDYAIKNELIQINPIRNISNPKVQRKLPETISVDFYEEILKSIEEKVKNPEQRITNKAIFELLYGCALRVSEICNLNIEDINIEKMNVKAFGKGSKVRIVPLGTKSLPILMEYLKLRNEKSGALFIDKQGRRINRFYVYKIIKSFLKDAEIVKKSPHILRHSAATHMLDRGADLMAVKEILGHENLSTTQIYTHVSIERIKKIYKQAHPKSQKE
- the hpf gene encoding ribosome hibernation-promoting factor, HPF/YfiA family, whose protein sequence is MNIKITSRKFRAKESLKNFIKDEIKSLEKFNDQILDVDVILSYTKPEDSIKTAEIILQIPHKTISVVQSSDDFEKSVSGAVDKLIRQLEKVKTKRIARKRS
- a CDS encoding M23 family metallopeptidase — protein: MKKFYYFSKSKLKFVEIQNFYKKFVFLVFFFSVLISFFLFGTYFVFNEFLNPDSEIRALKKTNKELKEKLNQMVENYKSLDKRISELSQLSYDLRLAVNLEPILNNEEFYGTGGSIFMPLNSNNPGKVAEYLNKLDSYINQISLKFNKEKNNYEEISRKLKENEILYESIPAIKPCEGTIADDFGMRVHPILKIRRMHNGIDIITDVGTNVYAPGSGTVDFVGSRSGFGLTLEIDHGFGYRTLYAHLSSVKVKPGQKVSRGDLIAKTGNSGFLTTGPHLHYEVRHDGIALNPLNFILEDVKLFEIVKK
- the hprK gene encoding HPr(Ser) kinase/phosphatase, whose amino-acid sequence is MKLDDRNIIKKESISVEFFYKNTKERFKLRLLNDEVGFDRLIKDQNVHRPGLPLAGFLDLFAYNRIQIFGNTEMSYLHNLKPEERKKSLENIFRFNIPCVIITNSNLPSPEMLELANQYKIPIFGSDYSTTKLIYLIGDFLDDQFAPRITIHGSFVDVYGVGILFTGKSGIGKSEVALDLVERGHRLVADDVVILTKKGEGILMGSGTELVKHFMELRGIGIIDVRSMFGVRAIRFQKRLEVVVELEIWNEKEDYTRTGLDDIYVKILDVEIPYIKLPIVPGKNITVISEIIAINYLLKHYGYDAAKVLNSKILKHIREKGENLDRTVEYFEHDFE